The Candidatus Methylomirabilota bacterium genome contains the following window.
CCACGCTCATGCTGATCGCGGGGTTCGAGCGCCCGACGGCCGGGGAGATCCTGATCCGCGGCGAATCCGTGGTCGGGCGGCCACCAGAGAAGCGCGGCATCGGCATGGTCTTCCAGAGTTACGCGCTGTTCCCGCACATGACCGTCTTCGACAACGTCGCCTTCCCCTTGCGGACGCGCCGGCTGGCCGGCGAGGAGGTGAGCCGGCGGGTCGCGGAGGCCATCGAGGCGGTGCGGATGACCGGCCTGGGCGACCGCTATCCTCGCCAGCTCTCGGGGGGCCAGCAGCAGCGAATCGCGCTGGCCCGGGCCATCGTCTATCGTCCCTCGCTCCTGCTGATGGACGAGCCGTTGGGCGCGCTGGACAAGAAGCTTCGCGAGGAGATGCAGGAGGAGCTGAAGAGCCTGCAGCGCGAGATGGGCATCACCACCCTCTACGTCACGCACGATCAGCAGGAGGCCCTCGCCCTCTCGGACCGGGTGGCCATCATGAACGGCGGCCACCTCGTGCAGGTGAGCGCGCCGCTGGCTCTCTACGAGCAGCCCGCCACCGACTTCGTGGCCGGCTTCCTGGGCGAGGTCAACCTGGTGGACGGCATCGCGACGAGCATGGCGGCGGGTCTCGTGCGGGTCGAGATTCACGAGGGCCTCGAGGTCTCGGCGCTCGGGCCGCCGCTCAGCCCGGGCAAGCCCGTGCGTCTGTCCATCAGGCCGGAGCGCTTCGACATCGGGACGGCGGCGCGGGGCGGTCCCAATGCCTGGCGTGGGCGTGTGCGTGAGGTGGCGTTCTACGGGGAGCTCGTGCGCTACAAGGTGGAAGTGCGGTCGGGCCTCTTCCTCAGAGTGACGCAGCCATTTCGCGGGCAAGAGGGCCTTTTTTCGGTAGGCCAGGAGATCTGGCTTGTCTCGAGAGCCGAAGACTGGCGGCTCTTCCCATGAGGGCGCGATCGAGCTGGGGGCAGGGGCTGGCGCTGGTCGGGCCCGCCTTCGTCCTGCTGCTCGCCGTGTACCTGTATCCGCTGGCGCGGCTCCTCGTCTTGAGCCTCACCGGCGGCGACGGCGCGCTCGGGTTCGGGGCCTATCGCCGATTCCTGGAGAGCTCGGTGTACGTGGGCGTGCTGCTGCGCACGTTTCGCATCAGCCTGGTGGTGACGGTGGTGTGTCTGATGGTGGCCTATCCGGTCAGCTTGGTGCTGAGCCGCGCGGGGTCGTTGACCCTTCGCGTTCTCATGGTCTTCGTGTTGCTGCCGCTGTGGACCAGCATCCTGGTGCGGACCTATGCGTGGATGGTGCTCCTGCAGGCCAACGGCGTGGTCAACAATCTCCTCCGGCGGCTCAACGTGATCGACGAGCCGCTCCGCCTCATGTACAACGAGACGGGCGTGGTCATCGGGATGGCGCAGGTACTGCTGCCGTTCGCCATCCTGCCCGTGTACGCCTCGCTGCGGAACATCGATCCTCGCCTGCCCGCGGCGGCCCGGATCATGGGCGCGGGGCCGTGGCGGCGCTTCCTGTCGGTGACGCTGCCCCTCAGCCTGCCGGGGGTGGCGGCGGCGGGGCTGCTCGTCTTCGTCCAGGCGCTCGGCTTCTTCATCACCCCGGCGCTCTTGGGAGGCTCGCGGGTGATCACGCTCGCCATGGTCATCGAGACGCAGGTGGTGGATCTGCTCGACTGGGGCCTTGCCTCGGCGGTGGCGATGGTGCTGCTCGTGGTGACGGTCATCCTCGTGGTGGGCTACGACCGGCTGCTCGGGCTGGACAAGGTGTGGGCGTGATGGAGGAGCGCACGCATCCGCTGCTGTGGCTTGCCACCGGCCTTGCCTGTGCCTACCTGGCCGTGCCCAGCCTGCTGGTCATCGTCATGTCGTTCAGCGGCGGGCTCTTCCTGGAATTTCCGCCGAGCGCGCTGTCCATGCGCTGGTACCACGTGTACTGGTCGAGCGGGTCGTGGCTGAACGCGACCGTGCGCAGCCTCGAGGTGGCGCTGGCCGTCACGGCGCTCGCGACCTCGCTGGGGACGCTGGCCTCCATCGCGCTGGTGCGCCTCGCCGTGCCCGGCAAGAGTGGGCTCCGGGCCCTGGTGGTCTCGCCGATCGTGGTGCCGACCATCGTGCTGTCGATCGGCCTCTACAGCGTCTACGCGCGCTGGCGGCTCATCGGGACGGCCGGCGGACTGGTGCTGGCCCACAGCGTGCTCGCCCTGCCCTTCGTGGTGCTGAACGTCACCGCCGTGCTCTACAAGCTGGACCGGTCGCTGGAGCGCGCCGCCCGCAGCCTCGGCGCCGGTCCGCTGCGCACGTTCGCGCAGGTGATGCTGCCGCTGCTCTGGCCGGGCATTGCCAGCGGAGCGATCTTCGCGTTCCTGACATCGTTCGACGAGATCGTGATCGCCATGTTCGTGTCGGGCTCGAATCCCACCTTGCCCAAGCTCATGTTCGACGGGATCCGGTACGAGCTCAACCCGGTGGTGGCCGCGGTCTCGAGCCAGCTCATCATCGTGACAGCCCTGGCGCTGCTAGGCTCGGCATGGCTACGCCGGCGGACGGATCAGACGAGCCGATAGACGATTCACCCACGCGGGGCGGCGCATGGCCGCCCGAGAAGGAGCCAGACATGGGTAGCAGGCTCTCGAGACGGGATTTCCTGAAGACCTCGGCGGGATCGCTGGCCATGACGGGGGTGATGGGTCGGACGACACGGGCGGCCGCGGCGAGCGAGCTGGTCATCGTGGGCTGGGGCGGAGCGCACGAGGAATCGCTCAAGAAGGCCGTGTACGATCCCTTCACCGCCGCCACGGGCATCAAGATCAAGCAGGTGAGCGCCACGAACCAGCTGGCCATGCTCAAGGCCCAGGTCCAGAACAACAACCCGGAGTGGGACATCATCCAGCCCGGCAGCGCCTGGCTCTGGCGCGGCACCCAGGACGGCCTCTACGAGAAGCTCGACAGCGGCGTGGTCAACCGGGGCGAGATGTACAGCCCGGCTCTTCACTCGCACGGGATCGCCTTCGAGGTCTACGCCGTCGACATCGCCTACAACACCAAGCGCTTCCCCACCGGCTCGCACCCGAAGAGCTGGGCCGAGCTGTGGGACCTGAAGAAGTTCCCGGGCCGGCGCACCGGCCCGGGGTGGACGCCGCGCGACAACTTCGAGGCCGCCGTCATGGCGGCCGGCGTGCCCCCGGCCAAGGTCTACCC
Protein-coding sequences here:
- a CDS encoding ABC transporter ATP-binding protein encodes the protein MNSSVVTLVGVSKAYGRVVAVDSVSLEVAEGEFVTLLGPSGSGKTTTLMLIAGFERPTAGEILIRGESVVGRPPEKRGIGMVFQSYALFPHMTVFDNVAFPLRTRRLAGEEVSRRVAEAIEAVRMTGLGDRYPRQLSGGQQQRIALARAIVYRPSLLLMDEPLGALDKKLREEMQEELKSLQREMGITTLYVTHDQQEALALSDRVAIMNGGHLVQVSAPLALYEQPATDFVAGFLGEVNLVDGIATSMAAGLVRVEIHEGLEVSALGPPLSPGKPVRLSIRPERFDIGTAARGGPNAWRGRVREVAFYGELVRYKVEVRSGLFLRVTQPFRGQEGLFSVGQEIWLVSRAEDWRLFP
- a CDS encoding ABC transporter permease — its product is MRARSSWGQGLALVGPAFVLLLAVYLYPLARLLVLSLTGGDGALGFGAYRRFLESSVYVGVLLRTFRISLVVTVVCLMVAYPVSLVLSRAGSLTLRVLMVFVLLPLWTSILVRTYAWMVLLQANGVVNNLLRRLNVIDEPLRLMYNETGVVIGMAQVLLPFAILPVYASLRNIDPRLPAAARIMGAGPWRRFLSVTLPLSLPGVAAAGLLVFVQALGFFITPALLGGSRVITLAMVIETQVVDLLDWGLASAVAMVLLVVTVILVVGYDRLLGLDKVWA
- a CDS encoding ABC transporter permease, producing MEERTHPLLWLATGLACAYLAVPSLLVIVMSFSGGLFLEFPPSALSMRWYHVYWSSGSWLNATVRSLEVALAVTALATSLGTLASIALVRLAVPGKSGLRALVVSPIVVPTIVLSIGLYSVYARWRLIGTAGGLVLAHSVLALPFVVLNVTAVLYKLDRSLERAARSLGAGPLRTFAQVMLPLLWPGIASGAIFAFLTSFDEIVIAMFVSGSNPTLPKLMFDGIRYELNPVVAAVSSQLIIVTALALLGSAWLRRRTDQTSR
- a CDS encoding ABC transporter substrate-binding protein; the protein is MGSRLSRRDFLKTSAGSLAMTGVMGRTTRAAAASELVIVGWGGAHEESLKKAVYDPFTAATGIKIKQVSATNQLAMLKAQVQNNNPEWDIIQPGSAWLWRGTQDGLYEKLDSGVVNRGEMYSPALHSHGIAFEVYAVDIAYNTKRFPTGSHPKSWAELWDLKKFPGRRTGPGWTPRDNFEAAVMAAGVPPAKVYPIDTKLAFARLADIKPQMTWWQSGAQFAQLFSDEEVLLGYGWGARVVVLAREGKPLAVELNNAILDQTFYAVSKISKNKEAAMKFISFASQTKPQAERPLLYPHGPTNRAAWGQLDAKAKRDIVNYDLPSVLLRNPEWWMDNETALLEQWKKFLAA